The following coding sequences lie in one Bacillota bacterium genomic window:
- the scfB gene encoding thioether cross-link-forming SCIFF peptide maturase → MIHVFRMNGYNIAVDGNSGSIHLLDNIGYQILNGMQQLDPLDDVIQRLKRDYPVLEIIEAYDEIKTLKEKEMLFTPNRIIEEAISLNKSDNSIKALCLHVAHDCNLSCAYCFASKGNYQSRRSLMSEEVAIKAVDFLIDNSGKRHNIEIDFFGGEPLLNFNTIKKVVLYGRKVEKNRGKKFYFTITTNGTLLNQENIDFINEYIDNVVISLDGRKEVHDSIRYDRVGKGTYDRIVPLAQKLVSGRNTKSYFIRGTFTARNKDFTRDVMHLADLGFKEISVEPVVGVGKDIHIKEEDIQTILDEYEKLAVEYLNCLQQGRNFRFYHFNLNLYEGPCIYKRIISCGAGFEYFAVSPEGHLYPCHQFVGQKDFVMGDIYHGIENTKLLDKFKNNNILTKERCRECWAKLFCSGGCHANAWYSNGDIAKPNDIACELQKKRIECAIMVQVATQKKCSVA, encoded by the coding sequence ATGATTCATGTATTTAGAATGAATGGATATAATATCGCTGTTGACGGAAACAGTGGAAGTATACACCTGCTTGATAATATAGGCTACCAAATTCTTAACGGAATGCAACAGCTAGATCCACTTGATGATGTGATTCAGCGCTTAAAAAGAGACTACCCAGTTCTGGAAATAATTGAAGCCTATGATGAGATCAAGACGTTGAAAGAAAAAGAGATGCTTTTTACTCCCAATCGGATTATTGAAGAAGCTATATCCCTAAACAAAAGTGATAATAGTATCAAAGCTCTGTGCCTTCACGTTGCACATGACTGCAATTTAAGCTGCGCGTACTGCTTCGCTTCAAAAGGAAATTACCAAAGTCGACGAAGTCTTATGTCTGAGGAAGTGGCTATAAAGGCTGTTGATTTTCTTATTGATAACTCTGGTAAGAGACACAACATAGAAATTGATTTTTTTGGTGGTGAACCTTTATTAAATTTCAACACCATCAAAAAAGTTGTTTTGTATGGGCGAAAAGTTGAAAAGAATAGAGGAAAAAAGTTTTATTTCACGATAACGACAAACGGAACCTTGCTCAATCAAGAAAACATAGATTTTATCAATGAATATATAGATAACGTTGTTATAAGCCTTGATGGAAGGAAAGAGGTACATGATTCAATCAGGTATGATAGAGTTGGGAAGGGGACTTACGACAGGATTGTACCTCTGGCCCAGAAGCTTGTTAGCGGAAGAAACACTAAAAGCTACTTCATTAGAGGCACCTTCACTGCGAGAAACAAGGATTTTACCAGGGATGTGATGCATCTTGCAGACCTGGGGTTTAAAGAAATATCGGTGGAACCGGTTGTCGGAGTGGGTAAGGATATACATATAAAAGAAGAGGATATTCAGACTATATTAGACGAATACGAAAAACTCGCAGTAGAGTATTTAAACTGCCTGCAACAGGGTCGGAATTTTCGTTTTTATCATTTCAACCTGAACCTGTATGAAGGCCCCTGCATATATAAAAGAATTATTTCGTGCGGTGCAGGATTCGAATATTTTGCTGTATCGCCGGAAGGACATTTGTACCCATGCCACCAATTTGTAGGTCAAAAAGATTTTGTTATGGGCGATATATATCACGGGATCGAAAATACAAAACTGCTCGATAAATTCAAAAACAACAACATTTTGACCAAAGAAAGATGCCGGGAATGCTGGGCTAAATTGTTCTGCTCAGGAGGTTGCCATGCCAATGCTTGGTACTCAAACGGTGATATAGCTAAACCTAATGACATTGCATGTGAGTTACAAAAGAAAAGAATTGAGTGTGCAATAATGGTCCAGGTAGCTACCCAGAAGAAATGTTCAGTTGCCTGA
- a CDS encoding NifB/NifX family molybdenum-iron cluster-binding protein, whose amino-acid sequence MKVAIPFFAQYIAPRFDCADRFLIVDIVNGEIKHQDIWECRDSSPLIRTQALADLAVDVLICGAIDNCSFRLLSASGKQVVSWQSGQVDEVLARLLSGEICGAGCGFRRTRAGPRCGAGNTRCCQQHGTKKRKEGGV is encoded by the coding sequence ATGAAGGTGGCTATTCCATTTTTTGCCCAATATATCGCACCGCGCTTCGACTGTGCTGACCGTTTCTTAATTGTCGACATCGTAAATGGAGAGATTAAACACCAGGATATATGGGAATGTCGCGATAGTTCCCCTCTGATCAGAACTCAGGCCCTGGCTGACCTGGCGGTAGATGTTTTGATCTGTGGCGCGATTGACAACTGTTCCTTCCGCCTGCTTTCGGCCAGCGGCAAGCAGGTGGTGTCCTGGCAGAGCGGTCAGGTTGACGAGGTCTTAGCCCGTTTGCTGTCAGGCGAAATCTGCGGGGCTGGTTGTGGATTTAGACGGACCAGGGCTGGGCCACGGTGTGGAGCGGGCAATACCCGGTGCTGCCAGCAGCACGGGACGAAAAAACGAAAGGAAGGAGGGGTGTGA
- a CDS encoding NifB/NifX family molybdenum-iron cluster-binding protein codes for MKIAVTAQGQRLDSGVNPRFGRAKWLVIYDLNNDTYEVMENRQNLEAAQGAGVQTASLIASSGASAVLTGNVGPKAFKVLQAAGIKTYIGVSGTVEQAITQYRTGSLVEASSPNVEGHWM; via the coding sequence ATGAAAATTGCAGTAACCGCCCAGGGTCAACGTCTGGATTCAGGGGTTAACCCTCGCTTTGGACGAGCCAAATGGCTGGTAATATACGATCTGAATAATGACACATATGAGGTCATGGAAAATCGCCAGAACCTGGAGGCTGCTCAGGGAGCCGGGGTGCAAACCGCCTCACTGATAGCCTCGAGCGGCGCGAGTGCCGTTCTCACTGGCAACGTCGGACCAAAAGCCTTTAAGGTGTTGCAAGCGGCCGGCATCAAAACCTATATTGGGGTAAGTGGCACGGTGGAGCAGGCCATTACCCAGTACCGGACCGGCAGTTTAGTCGAAGCCAGTAGTCCCAACGTAGAAGGGCACTGGATGTAG
- a CDS encoding P-loop NTPase: MLIAVASGKGGTGKTTVATNLAAALAGRAQLIDCDVEEPNIHLFLHPKIIHHQEVTKPIPQIDFEKCLFCGACQNICQFNAIAVLKNSVLTFPELCHSCGGCRAVCPTEAIREVPRLIGRIETGWAGELGVITGRLMVGEPMAPPLIRAVKRQIDKTKIVIIDAPPGTSCSVIQSLRNCDFCLLVTEPTPFGWHDLKLAVATVRQMGIPFGVVINRADIGSGEVEEWCAEEGVPILLKIPFQREIAVAYSRGQLLLDLDPAWKRIFLELCQRVQKLSGRKSGGEGAETDNCS, from the coding sequence TTGCTGATTGCTGTCGCCAGCGGAAAAGGAGGGACAGGCAAGACCACCGTGGCCACCAATCTTGCCGCTGCTTTAGCCGGTCGGGCACAGTTAATAGACTGTGATGTAGAAGAACCCAATATCCACCTTTTCTTGCATCCCAAAATCATTCACCACCAGGAAGTCACCAAGCCGATCCCGCAAATTGATTTCGAAAAGTGCCTTTTTTGCGGGGCGTGTCAGAACATTTGCCAGTTTAACGCCATCGCGGTGCTGAAAAATAGTGTTTTGACCTTTCCCGAGCTATGTCACTCCTGCGGCGGCTGCCGGGCTGTTTGTCCGACCGAGGCGATCCGCGAGGTTCCCCGTCTGATTGGACGGATCGAAACTGGCTGGGCTGGTGAACTGGGAGTCATTACCGGGCGCCTGATGGTGGGGGAACCGATGGCCCCGCCCTTGATCCGGGCGGTCAAGCGGCAAATAGACAAAACTAAAATAGTGATCATCGACGCACCGCCCGGTACCTCATGTTCCGTTATTCAGAGTTTGAGAAACTGCGATTTCTGCCTCCTGGTGACCGAACCCACCCCTTTCGGCTGGCACGACCTGAAGTTGGCGGTGGCCACTGTACGGCAAATGGGAATTCCTTTTGGGGTGGTAATTAACCGGGCCGATATCGGCTCGGGAGAAGTCGAAGAATGGTGTGCCGAAGAAGGGGTCCCCATCCTGCTTAAAATCCCTTTTCAACGGGAAATCGCAGTAGCTTATTCCCGGGGCCAACTCCTGCTGGACCTTGACCCGGCATGGAAAAGGATTTTTCTCGAACTTTGCCAACGGGTCCAAAAATTATCTGGACGAAAAAGTGGGGGTGAGGGAGCTGAAACAGATAACTGTAGTTAG
- a CDS encoding 4Fe-4S binding protein — MKQITVVSGKGGTGKTTLTAAFASLSGNCVVADCDVDAPDLHLLLDPQIKVRHQFVGGKTAQINETLCLKCGICLERCRFEAITAEYLIEALYCEGCGVCVNFCPVQAVNLIEKNSGQWYISETRLGPMVHAQLGAGEDNSGKLVTKVREEARRTAEAEQRELVIIDGPPGIGCPAIASITGTDYVVVVTEPSRSGRHDLERVVELVSHFGIRTGVCINKYDLNQEISQEIMAYCLEGNLDFLGTVPFDRAVVDALVKRQTIIEAGPGPVTKAVRKIWERLNRKIN; from the coding sequence CTGAAACAGATAACTGTAGTTAGCGGCAAAGGAGGCACCGGCAAAACAACTTTGACAGCAGCCTTTGCCTCCCTGAGCGGAAACTGCGTCGTGGCCGACTGTGATGTGGACGCCCCGGACCTTCACCTCCTGCTTGACCCGCAAATCAAGGTGAGACACCAGTTTGTTGGTGGCAAAACCGCCCAAATTAATGAAACACTTTGCCTTAAGTGCGGAATCTGCCTGGAACGTTGCCGTTTCGAGGCCATTACGGCCGAATACCTGATTGAGGCACTGTACTGTGAAGGGTGCGGGGTCTGCGTCAATTTCTGCCCCGTGCAGGCAGTAAACCTGATCGAAAAAAATTCGGGGCAGTGGTATATATCCGAAACCCGCCTGGGGCCCATGGTCCACGCGCAGCTTGGCGCAGGCGAGGACAACTCTGGCAAACTGGTGACTAAAGTCAGAGAAGAAGCCCGCCGAACGGCAGAAGCTGAGCAACGCGAACTGGTCATCATTGACGGTCCGCCGGGGATCGGCTGCCCGGCGATCGCCTCAATCACCGGGACAGATTACGTTGTAGTCGTCACCGAGCCGAGCCGATCCGGCCGGCATGACCTGGAACGGGTAGTGGAACTGGTTAGTCACTTTGGGATCAGGACGGGAGTCTGTATCAACAAATATGATCTTAATCAAGAGATCAGTCAGGAGATCATGGCCTATTGTCTCGAAGGAAACCTCGACTTTTTGGGGACAGTACCATTTGACCGGGCCGTGGTTGATGCTTTGGTCAAGCGGCAAACGATAATAGAAGCCGGACCAGGGCCAGTCACAAAAGCGGTAAGAAAAATCTGGGAGAGGTTAAACAGAAAGATAAACTAA
- a CDS encoding ATPase — MRIAVPVAEKRLCQHFGHCAEFQLFDVDEQEKKIISEKIVPAPEHQPGLLPAWLGEQGVTVVIAGGMGARAQQLFAARQIKVVTGAPAFEPRQVVLSYLHGTLVTGENTCDH; from the coding sequence ATGCGCATTGCGGTTCCAGTGGCTGAAAAACGGCTGTGCCAACATTTCGGGCACTGTGCTGAGTTTCAGTTGTTTGATGTAGATGAGCAGGAAAAGAAAATAATAAGTGAAAAAATTGTGCCAGCTCCTGAACACCAACCAGGGCTTTTACCGGCATGGCTGGGGGAACAGGGGGTAACCGTAGTCATTGCCGGCGGCATGGGGGCGCGGGCCCAGCAGCTTTTTGCAGCCCGCCAGATCAAAGTGGTCACTGGCGCGCCAGCCTTTGAACCGCGCCAGGTTGTCTTAAGTTATCTTCATGGGACACTGGTTACTGGCGAAAACACCTGTGATCATTAA
- a CDS encoding Mrp/NBP35 family ATP-binding protein — protein MENEKPIALQASEVKKVIAVMSGKGGVGKSSVTALLAVSLVKEGFKVGILDADITGPSIPRMLGLTERIRGSALGMVPPASRLGIKVMSMNLLLPQEDEPVIWRGPLIAGAVKQFWEEVFWGELDYLLVDLPPGTGDVPLTVMQSLPVSGIVVVSSPQELVQMVVKKAVQMAKKMGVPLLGLVENMSYVLCPNCQEAFEVFGPSRVEEIAESLGIRCLGRVPIDPDFNRLADAGRVEHYQGQATSELVGKLLEIV, from the coding sequence ATGGAAAACGAGAAACCAATCGCGCTGCAGGCCAGCGAGGTTAAGAAAGTGATCGCGGTCATGAGCGGTAAGGGAGGGGTGGGGAAATCTTCAGTTACTGCCTTGCTGGCGGTCAGTTTGGTGAAAGAAGGCTTTAAGGTGGGCATCCTGGATGCCGATATTACCGGCCCAAGCATTCCCAGAATGCTTGGTTTGACTGAACGGATCCGCGGTTCGGCTTTAGGGATGGTGCCACCAGCTTCACGTTTAGGGATCAAAGTGATGTCGATGAACTTGCTACTGCCTCAAGAGGACGAGCCGGTAATTTGGCGGGGGCCCCTCATCGCCGGCGCAGTCAAACAGTTCTGGGAAGAAGTTTTCTGGGGGGAACTGGATTACCTTTTGGTAGATCTTCCCCCGGGGACCGGTGATGTACCGTTGACGGTGATGCAGTCGCTGCCCGTGAGCGGGATAGTGGTTGTTTCTTCGCCGCAGGAGTTGGTCCAAATGGTGGTGAAGAAAGCGGTTCAGATGGCGAAAAAGATGGGTGTTCCCCTATTGGGACTGGTGGAAAACATGAGCTATGTCCTCTGTCCGAACTGCCAGGAAGCATTTGAGGTTTTTGGACCCAGCCGGGTTGAGGAAATTGCGGAAAGCCTTGGCATTCGCTGCCTGGGCCGGGTGCCGATTGACCCTGATTTTAACCGGCTGGCTGATGCGGGCCGGGTTGAGCACTATCAAGGACAGGCCACGTCAGAATTGGTTGGTAAACTATTAGAAATTGTTTGA
- a CDS encoding 4Fe-4S binding protein, with protein sequence MAIIIDQSKCTGCGLCADVCPVEAISVDETASEDVSVCLDCGACVDSCVNEAISLPDE encoded by the coding sequence GTGGCGATAATTATTGATCAGAGTAAATGCACAGGCTGCGGACTTTGCGCAGATGTTTGCCCGGTTGAGGCAATTTCGGTAGATGAGACAGCTTCAGAAGATGTCAGTGTATGTCTTGACTGTGGTGCGTGCGTAGATTCGTGCGTTAATGAAGCCATTAGCCTACCAGATGAGTGA
- the nrdG gene encoding anaerobic ribonucleoside-triphosphate reductase activating protein — translation MEIRIAGITPESVVDGPGIRMVIYAQGCKHNCPGCHNPETHDLDGGRLMSVEEILQIVGKGKLIKGVTFSGGEPFLQAAEFAVLGRAIKKRGLDLITYTGYTFEQLLELAKDNQGVKELLEVSDFIVDGPFLIKKRDLTLPWRGSTNQRFINVKKSLEKGYAVEGEG, via the coding sequence ATGGAAATCCGCATTGCTGGCATTACACCAGAAAGCGTCGTTGATGGCCCTGGAATAAGAATGGTTATCTATGCTCAGGGATGTAAACATAATTGCCCAGGCTGTCATAACCCGGAGACGCATGATTTGGATGGCGGCAGGCTGATGAGTGTTGAAGAAATTTTGCAGATTGTAGGCAAAGGCAAGCTAATCAAGGGAGTGACATTTTCTGGTGGTGAACCTTTTTTGCAAGCAGCTGAATTTGCTGTTTTAGGTAGGGCGATTAAAAAAAGGGGATTAGACTTGATTACTTACACAGGATATACGTTTGAACAATTATTGGAGCTGGCCAAAGATAACCAGGGGGTTAAAGAGCTTCTTGAGGTCAGTGATTTTATTGTGGATGGGCCGTTTTTGATTAAGAAACGTGATTTGACACTACCATGGCGAGGCTCAACAAATCAAAGATTTATCAATGTCAAAAAATCTTTAGAAAAAGGGTATGCCGTAGAAGGAGAAGGTTGA
- a CDS encoding DUF134 domain-containing protein yields the protein MPRPTKARKVGFVPTVTYFKPVGIELTGLDEVQLGIDELEALRLKDFLGMEQQECAEQMNLAQSSFQRILALARSKVAYALVEGLPIRIEGGNYQVFVPWVCRACGHEWEALLPETELSQRCPSCASEQTENLWHRCNFGGPPPWARARRGRYRGGRG from the coding sequence TTGCCCAGACCAACCAAGGCGCGCAAGGTTGGATTCGTCCCAACAGTAACGTATTTTAAACCTGTTGGGATAGAGTTGACTGGACTTGACGAAGTACAGTTGGGAATTGATGAACTGGAAGCCCTGAGACTTAAAGACTTTCTCGGGATGGAGCAGCAGGAGTGCGCTGAGCAGATGAACCTGGCCCAAAGTAGTTTTCAAAGGATATTGGCTTTAGCGCGGTCTAAAGTAGCTTATGCACTGGTCGAAGGGCTGCCGATAAGAATTGAAGGGGGGAACTATCAAGTCTTTGTCCCTTGGGTATGTCGGGCTTGTGGCCATGAATGGGAGGCTTTGTTACCAGAGACCGAGTTAAGCCAGCGATGCCCTTCATGTGCCAGCGAGCAGACAGAAAATCTTTGGCACCGATGTAATTTTGGCGGCCCGCCTCCCTGGGCCAGAGCCAGGAGAGGCAGATACCGCGGCGGTAGAGGCTAA
- a CDS encoding DUF5320 domain-containing protein: protein MPRGDGTGPLGMGPRTGRGLGYCAGFSLPGYLNGGLGIRWGRRRGLGLGFGLGLGRGLLWAAMQNWPVFRPFWGGGFATDTTMAEQERAILENEVNFLKTQIKQMEKRLAELRARKEDLGAEESAEQ, encoded by the coding sequence ATGCCGAGAGGAGACGGAACTGGACCGTTGGGGATGGGTCCTCGAACTGGGCGTGGATTGGGGTACTGTGCAGGTTTTAGTTTGCCAGGATATCTGAATGGTGGATTGGGTATCAGATGGGGCCGCAGAAGGGGCTTAGGTCTTGGCTTTGGCCTTGGCCTTGGTCGTGGCCTTTTGTGGGCTGCTATGCAAAATTGGCCAGTATTTAGACCATTCTGGGGTGGCGGTTTTGCTACTGATACCACAATGGCAGAGCAGGAAAGAGCAATCCTGGAAAACGAGGTTAACTTTTTAAAAACGCAAATAAAGCAGATGGAAAAACGCCTGGCAGAGTTGAGGGCTCGTAAAGAAGATTTAGGAGCTGAAGAATCAGCAGAACAATAA
- a CDS encoding transcriptional repressor: MKSRLEDITKELRSTQYRLTPQRAAVLRILAEHSDQHLSAEEVYELVRKKGAGIGLATVYRTLELLVETKIVHRVDFGDGRSRYEFASQERSGHYHLICLRCGEVTETKRDLLNQLQDMIKRQYGFQVMDHTAKFFGYCPHCQEIMDTEELP, encoded by the coding sequence ATGAAGTCGCGGCTTGAGGATATAACCAAAGAATTAAGATCGACCCAGTACAGATTAACTCCCCAGCGGGCAGCTGTTCTGCGCATCCTGGCTGAACACAGCGATCAGCACCTGAGTGCTGAAGAAGTCTATGAATTGGTAAGAAAAAAAGGGGCTGGGATTGGCTTGGCTACTGTTTACCGAACACTGGAACTTTTGGTGGAGACGAAGATCGTCCACAGAGTTGATTTTGGTGACGGCCGAAGTCGATATGAATTTGCCTCTCAGGAACGTTCTGGACACTACCATTTAATCTGCTTGCGTTGCGGCGAAGTAACGGAAACAAAAAGAGATTTACTCAATCAACTGCAGGATATGATTAAACGGCAATATGGTTTCCAGGTTATGGACCATACTGCAAAATTTTTTGGTTATTGCCCGCATTGCCAGGAGATAATGGACACTGAAGAATTACCCTGA
- a CDS encoding ferrous iron transport protein A → MSVNVSLANLQPGEQGWIYSLTTSEPYKLRKLMALGVYPGLPIRLLQKFPAYVFQVGFTQVAVDQEIAQEIQITVSG, encoded by the coding sequence ATGTCAGTTAATGTATCACTTGCCAATTTGCAGCCAGGTGAACAAGGGTGGATCTATTCGCTGACAACCAGCGAACCCTATAAATTAAGGAAGCTGATGGCCCTGGGTGTTTACCCCGGTTTACCGATTCGTCTCCTGCAGAAGTTTCCTGCCTATGTTTTCCAGGTTGGGTTCACCCAGGTGGCGGTCGATCAGGAAATCGCCCAGGAAATTCAAATAACTGTGTCAGGGTAA